From Jiangella mangrovi:
TCGGACGGGCTGCCCGGCTCGGCGTGGTAGGCGATGACCAGCTGGCCGGGCGCCCCGTTGACGGCCAGCGTCTCGTAGTCGAGCGTGAGGTCGCCGACCATCGGGTGCCGGAACCGCTTCGTGCCGGACACCTTCACCCGCACGTCGTGGCGGGCCCAGAGCCGGCGGAACTCCTCGCTCTTCAGCGAGAGCTCGCCGACCAGCTCGGTGAGCCGCGGGTCGTCGAGGTCGGCGCCCGCGGTGGCGCGCAGGCTGGCCACGGTGTCGACGGCGACGGTGTCCCAGTCGGGGTAGATGTCGCGGGCGACGGGGTCGAGGAAGAACGAGCGCACCTGGTTGGTGCCGCTGCGCAGGCACGTGTTCAGGGCGGTCGCCAGCGGGTTGGCCGCGAGCACGTCCAGATAGCGGCCGACGACGAGGGCCGGCGTGAACGCCCAGCTCTGGATCAGCCGCGCGGCCCCAGGGCTCACCCGCTCGGGACGGGGGTGCGGCCGACGGCGGCGGCTCGCCGGGCGGGCCAGCTCGCGCACGTGGGCGACGGCGTCGTCGTCGAGTCCGAGCACGCCGGCCAGGGCCTCGATGACCTGCTCGGACGGGTGCTTGTCGCGGCCCTGCTCGAGGCGGACGTAGTAGTCGGCGCTGACGCCGGCGAGCATGGCCACCTCTTCGCGGCGCAGCCCCGGCACCCGGCGGCGGCCGTATCCCTCGGGCAGGCCGACGTCGGCGGGCTGGGCGAGCTCGCGCCGGGCGCGCAGGTACTCGCCCAGCCGGTTGTCGCTGCGGGTGTCGCCGTCCGCCATGCCCCGAGCCTAGGTCGTCGGCGTGCCGGCTGGGTGGGTGTGCGACTCCCAGGGTCCGGTCTCCTGGTCGTCACGCGATCTGGTTGGCCCTCGCCGCGGCGGCGACCGTGGAGGCATGAACACCACGACTGACACACCCCTGACCGGCCGCGTCGCGGTCGTCACCGGAGCCACGAGCGGGATCGGCGGCGCCACGGCCCGCCGGCTCGCCGCCGACGGAGCCGCCGTCGCCGTCGTGGGCCGGCGCGAGGACCGCCTGAAGGCGCTCGCCACCGAGATCGGCGCTCTTGCCGTGCCGGTCGACATCACCGACCAGGACGCCGTCGCCGCCGCGGCCGGGAGCGTGCGGGCCGAGCTGGGCCGCGTCGACCTCGTCGTCGCCAACGCCGGCGTCATGCTGGCCGCGCCGTTCGAGTCCGCCGACACCCGCGAGTGGAACCAGATGATCGGCACGAACATCACCGGCCTGCTGCACACCGGCCGCGCGTTCGCCGACGACCTCATCGCCGCCGCGGCCGACGGTGGCGCGGCCGACCTGGTCCACGTCGGCTCCGTCGGCGGGCACCTGGTCTTCACCGACTACGCCGTCTACTGCGCCACCAAGGCGGCCGTGGCCCACCTGACCCGGAACCTGCGCGCCGAGCTCGGCCCGCGCAAGGTCCGGGTCAAGAACGTCGAACCCGGCTTCGTCGGCACCGAGCTCGGTGCCGGCATGCGCCACGACGGCAACCGCGAGCAGTTGGTGCAGTGGCGCGAGTCGATGGAGATCCTCGTACCCGAGGACATCGCCGACGCGATCGCCTACGCCGTCGCCGCACCGCCGCGGGTCAACGTCGCCGAGCTGGTCGTCGTCCCGGTCGAGCAGGGCTGAACCCTCAGCCCCTCGTCTTCGCGATGAGCTCGATGGCCGCCTTGCAGAACTCCGGCAGGTCGTCGGGGACGCGTCCGGTGACGACGTTCCCGTCGACCACCGCCGGCTCGTCGACGAAGATGCCGCCGGCGTTCCTCAGGTCGTCCTGGACGGCGGCGTACGCGGTGCAGCGGCGGCCGCGGATGAGGTCGGTGCCCTCGTGCAGGTCGGTCGAGATCATGACCTGCGGCCCGTGGCAGATGGACGCGACCACCTTGCCGGCCCGGTGCGCCTCGGCCACCAGCCGCCGCGACGGCCCGTGCAGCCGGACGGCGTCGGGCCCGAACCCGCCGGGCAGGTAGACGGCGTCGAAGGCCGCGATGTCGATGCCGGCCGGGACCGCCTGCCGCCAGCGCTTGCCCTCCTCGAGCACCACGAACGGGATGGTGGTGCCGAACCGGCCGGTGATCGGCTTGTCCGGGGCGTAGGAGCGGGGCGAGAAGTGCCCGGGCATGTCCTTCGGCGGATGCGTGATGGTGATGCCGGCGCCCTCTTCGCTGAACCTGAGCAGCGGATACAGGACCTCGACGTCTTCGAACTCGTGCGCGGTGATGAAGAGGATGCTGCTGCCTTCCAGGGCGCCCACGGGACTACTCCTTTGCTCCGGTGCGATGAGTGGTGTCGGTGGTGCCGACGGGCTGGATGCGGGTGAGCGAGAACCGGCTCGCGAGCTTGTCGAGGTCGGCCGTCGTGCTCTCGGCCAGGGCGACGCCGCCCTGGTGCGCCGCCTCGGACTGGTGCCGCTCGACGTCGCCCGGCAGCCGGACCGCCGGGTGGCCCGCGGCCAGGGTGCTGCCCGACACGCGGTCGACGAGCTCGGTGGCGCGCTCGGTGTAGGTATCGGTGCCGGTCAGGCTGCCCGGGTGGATCGCGATGACGAGGTGCCCGGTGCCCATGCGCGACCCCGGGTCGACCCAGATGTCGGTGATCTGGTGGCTGAGCAGCGCACCCGGCACCGCCGCGGCCAGCAGCTCGATGGCGATGGCCAGGCCCGAGCCCTTGTGCTCGCCGAAGGGGAGCAGGACGCCCTTGAGCGCCGCCTCGGGGTCCGTGGTCGGTGCGCCCGCGGCGTCGAGGGCCCAGCCCTCGGGGATGTCGCCGCCGTTCTTCGCCGCGGACACGATGCGCCCGAACGCCCCGGCGGAGGTGGCCATGTCGAGCACCACCGGCGGCTTGCCGTCGACCGGGAAACCGATGGAGATGGGGTTGGTGCCCAGCAGCGGCTCGGCCGAGCCGTACGGTGCCATCGACGGGCCGGTGTTCGACAGCACGAACGTCACGATACCGCGTGCGGCCAGCCGCTCCACCCACGGAGCGGCCATGCCGAAGTGCGTGCTCCGCCGCACTCCGACGACGGCGCAGCCGTGCTGTTCGGCCAGGTCGCCGGCCCGGTCGGTGGCGAGCGCGATGGCCGTGTGCCCGAAGCCGAAGCCCGCGTCCAGCGTCGCCGTCGCGCCCCGTTCGTGCGCCCACGTCATCGGCGCGTCCGGCACGATCCCTCCCGCCTCGACCGACGACACGTACAGCGGCAGCCGCAGCAGGCCGTGGGACGGCAGGCCGCGCGCGTCCGCCTCGACCAGGCACTCCGAGACGCGGTGGGCCTCGGTCGCGGAACACCCGACCGCCTGCAGGACCGCGGTGGTGAACGCCGTCAGATCGGCGTAGTCGAAGTGCCGGGGCTGGTCGCTCAACGGGGCTCCTACGAGGCTCGGAGGTCGTGACCGGGCACCGGCGCAGGAGCGGCGAACGTGGTCGTCGTGCGGAGCCCAGCCCGCTCATACGTTCCCAAATGGGAACAATGTTCCAAATACTGCACGGCGACGTTACAACCGCCCGGACGACCCGTCAAGGTCGGCCGGGCGGTGGGAAGGGGAGGGTCAGAACGCCCGGCCGGACACCAGGGCGGTGATCGAGGCGGCGGCCTCGCGCAGCCGCGCGACCACTGTCTCCTCGGTGTCGTCGTGGAGGCGGGCCACCGGGATGGCGCAGCTGAGGGCGTCGTGCGGCGGCTCGGACGTCCGCAACGCCACGGCGAACCCCTTGATCCCCTCGCTGTTCTCCTCGTTGTCGACGGCGTATCCCCGCTCGCGCGTCAGCGCGAGGTCGGCCCGCAGCTCCGCGAGATCGGTCTTCGTGTGCGGGGTCAGGCGATCGAGCGGCTGGGAGAGGTGCTCGAGCATTTGGTCGTCGGGCAGCTCGGCGAGGATCGACTTGCCCAGCGCCGTCGTGAACGCGGGCAGGTGCCGGCCGATGGCCGAGAACAGCCGCAGCGGATGCACCGACTCGCGCTTGTCGAGGTAGACGATCGACGTGCCGTCGAGCCGGCCGAGGTGGACGGTCTCGCCGGTCTCGGCGGCCAGCTGGTCCAGCGCCGGCGCCGCCAGCGCCACCAGGCTGTCGGACTCGACGTACGACCGGCCGACCAGCAGTGCGTGCAGGCCGATGCGGAACCGCCCGCTGGCCTCGTCGGATTCGATCCAGCCGCGGCCGGTCAGGGTCCAGAGGAGGGCGTGCAGCGTGCTCTTCGGGATGTCGAGGGTGACCGACAGGTCGGCCAGGGTCTGCGGCTTCTCGCAGCGGGCCAGGTGTTCGACGATCTCGAGTGCGCGGTCGACCGAGCGCACCACCTTCGAGCCAGGCATCCGGCCTTCCTCTCCCCGCGGTGGACCAGTTCCGAGTCTTGATCAGGGCTGAATGATCGCAGTATATTCACGTCCATAATAACGAACTTTGTTCGTATTTGGGAATGCCCTCCCTCAGGCTTCACTCCATCGCTCGCACGACGACGACGTCCTACGTAGGAGGTTGCCCGATGAACACGGGTGTACGGCTGCACAGATACCGGTCCATGTCGATCGGCCTCGCGCTCCTGCTCGTGCTGGCGGCGCTGATCCCGCTCACGAGCCCGCGGACCGCAGGCGCCGACGAGGGCCTGTCCATCGAGGGCGTCAGCGCCCCCGACACCAAGACCATCGAGATCGACTTCGACCGCGCGCTCGACGAGGGCTTGCGCCAGTACGTCGAGGCCAACGCGAACGCCGTCCGCGGCTTCATCCACGTCGGCGGCGGCACCGAGGGTCAGCCCGACGCGGCCCTGAACGGCGCCGACCTGCAGACGCTCGGCGCCGAGGTCTTCCCCGGCGACACCGCCGGGCAGGACACGCTGCGGATCGTCCTGCCGGCCTCGACCACCCTGACCGCCGGCGGCGACTACGAGCTCTGGCTCGACGGCGACGGCGTCGGCTTCGACGAGCTGCGGATCCGGGCCGCCGACGGCAGCGCGCTGGCCGGCGACGAGACCGAGCGGTTCGGGTTCGCCGGCACCGGCACTGCGGCCGCGCTGGCCTCGATCGCGAGCGTCGAGCCGATCACGTCGCGGCTGGTCCGCGTGACGTTCGCCCAGCCGATCCTGGCCGGGATGCCCGCGCACACGTACACCACCAACCCGAGCCGCATCACCGTCGGCGGGGTCGCGGCCACGTACGTGCAGAAGGTGGCCGGCTCCGACGCGCGCGTCTACGACGTCTACCTGGGCGCCGACCTCGCCGCCGGCCAGCAGCACACGCTGCAGCTGCTGGGCAATCCGACCGGCACGCAGGCGAACTCCGCGCTGCGCACCAGCGCCGGCCGGGTCGACCCCGCCGCACCGGTCGCCGGCGCCACGACGTTCACCGGCTCCGCGACGCCGCAGGCCACCGGGCTGCAGAGCGTCGAGGTGGGCGCCGACCGCCGCCAGCTCACCGTCACCTTCGACCACAAGCTCGCCGAGCTGGCCCAGCTGCCGACCTGGCGGCCCAACGGCATCGGCGACCGGCCCGTCGTCGAGAGCCCGCGCACCGGCACCACGGGCGACAGCCTGAGCGCCGCCGAGCTGGCCACCGTCCTGCAGGTCAGCGGCACCGCCGTCGACGACGACGCCGACCCGCACGGCAGCGGCCCGGCGCCGTCGGACCTCAGCGAGGACCTGCGCCACACCGCCGCCTACTTCGCCGACCGGCGCACCATCGTGGTCAGCCTGGCCGAGGGCAGCGTCTTCCGGCGCGGCTCCGAGGGTTCGGTCACGCTGCTGGCCGGCAGCGTCAAGGACGTCGCGGGGGTCACCAACGCGGCCGCCGAGACGCTGGCGTTCACCGCTCCGACCGGCGACCTGCCCGAGCGCGGCGCGGACTACGACCCGCGCGACCGCGACTACCTGACCATCGACGAGAACGCCACGACCACGTTCACGCACTACGACTTCGAGTTCACCGAGGGCACGGCGACACCGAACTACCGGGTCGACCAGGCCAACGTGAGCGACCGCGTGGTCGAGGAGGAGGTCGACGCGATCGTCGTCGAGAACAAGTACATCAAGGCGACGTTCACCCCCGACTACGGCGCGCGGCTGCTGTCGCTGATCTACAAGCCGACCGGGAACGACCTGCTGTACGCCAACCCCGTCGGCACCCCGTACGGGCACGGCGGCAACTCGCCGTTCTACGCGAACTGGCTGATGGTCTGGGGCGGCATCGCGCCGACGTTCTCCGAGGCCGAGCACGGCAAGTACTGGTTCCTGCCGTGGGACTACGAGATCGTCGAGACCGACGACCAGATCTCGATCGTCATGACCAAGACCGACACGATCAACCACCGCCAGGACGGCCGGTTCCGCTACGGCGCCACCGGCATGGAGATCTCGGCCACGTACACCGTCTACAAGGACAAGCCGGTCGTCGACCTCGACGTGTCGCTGCACAACCCGAACGCCGTCGCCAAGGAGTACGAGTACTGGACCCTGACGACGCTCGGCCCGGGCCGGCCGCTGCACGAGGGCTCGCCGACGGTGGAGCACCTGACCCCGCTCGAGAAGGTGCGCCGCGACTCGTCGTACACCTGGATGGCCGACGTCGAGCGCCGGGTGAACCCGGACGCACCGGCGAACAGCGAGGCCGGTCGCGAGCTCTACTTCGACAACATGCGGTACCTGTCGAGGTGGCTGGGCGGCAACGGCATCGCCTACGGCCTCGACCTGCCCGAGAACCCGCAGGGCGACTGGTGGGGCGCGGTCAACCACGAGAACGAGGAGGGCGTGGTCCGGGTCTCCGAGAACGACATCACCACGGGGATGAAGTTCTGGACCTGGGGCTTCAACAGCTCCTTCGACACCAACCCGTACTCGAAGGGCAACTCGGGCCGGCCCTACGTCGAGCCGTGGGGCGGCGTGACCGACCGGTTCTTCCTGCCGGACACGCTCGGCCCGGGCGAGACGAAGTCGTGGACCGAGACGTTCATGCCGACCCAGGACATGTACAGCATCACGAACGCCAACGAGCACGGCGCGGCCCTGGTCGCGTTCGGCGACGACGGCACCGTGAGCGGCCACGTGTTCCCGACCGACCTCGGCCGGACGGCGGTCTTCCGCGCCTCGCTGGTCGACGTCGCCACCGGTGACGTGCTGGCGCGCGAGACGTTCCGCAGCGACGAGTACGAGTCGGCCAAGCTCACGGCCGACGCGGGCGACGCCACCACGGTCCGGCTGGTGCTGGAGCGGGTGTCCGGCGGCCGGCAGGAGCTGCTGACCGCGGAGGAGAGCCGCTGACCTCGTAGCCCGCCGAAGCGGTGAGAGGCCGCACTCCCGGGGACGTCCACAGCGTTCTCAGGGGTGCGGCCTCTTCGCGTATTCCGCAGCGGCGGCCCGCTGAGGTGTGCCATCATCGGCCGTGATGAACATGAGTCTCACTAGCAACATTTTCGGTCAAACCGACCTGACCGAGCTGGCCGACCCACTGGGCCGGCCCACGCCCGAGGACATTACTGCGTCGGTGAGCGACGTGTACCGCGAACTGGCAGCCCGCGACGATCTTCGTCCCGGCCCTGAGACCGACGGCCTGTTCGACCGGCTGGTGCGGCTCGTCCTCACCGCCCCGGCCGAGACGGTGCCGGCGGTCCTCAATGACGTCGAGATCCAGCACCTCGCGCCTCGGCTGCGCGCCCTGTGCGCCCGAGGCGAGGGCGAGCTGGAGCACGCCTGGGCGAACCGGATCCTCGCCGCCGGCTCGGCGCGCGACGAACTGCTGCGGTTCCCCTATTTCGGCAACTACCGGCAGCTCAGCCGCATGGAGATCGGCCTGCTGGCGTCGGCGCTGCCGTCGCGGGTTCGCTCGCTGGCGTTCGTCGGCTCCGGGCCGCTGCCGCTGAGCTCGCTGTTCCTCGCCGCCGAGCTGGAGGTCCACGTCGACAACTTCGACCGCGACCCGGTGGCACTGGCGGCCGGCGCCCGGGTGGCGGCGGCGCTCGGCCACGGCGCGCTCTGCTTCCGCGAGGCCGACGTGCTGGACGCGGACCTGTCCGGCTACGACGTGGTCGTGCTGGCAGCGCTGGTCGGCGACACGTTCGAGGCGAAGCGGCGGATCCTCGCGCGGCTCGCCGCGACGATGCGGCCGGGCGCGATCCTGCTCGCCCGCAGCGCCCGCGGCCTGCGCACCCTGCTCTACCCGCCGATCGACCGGACCGCGCTCGACGGTTTCGAGCCCCTGACGGAGGTGCACCCGGTGAACGACGTCATCAACTCGGCGATCCTGGCCCGGGCGGGGGGCTGACGTGGCGACGCTGCTCATGGTCGAGAGCTGGGTGCAGTCGACGGGGCTCGCGCTGCCGCCGCTACTGCGCGAGCTGGGGCACGACTACATCCTGTTCACCCGCGACCCCGCGCTGTACCCCGACGTCGACGGCGCGCCGCACCCGGTGGTGCGCGACGCCGACGAGGTGATCGTCGTCGACACCAACGACCGCGCGGCCATGACCGGCGCGGTCATCGGGATCGTCTGCCGGCGGCGCATCGACGGCGTGCTGACGACCTGCGACTACTACCTCGACGCTGTGGCCGAGCTGGCGAAGATGCTCGGGCTGGCCGGCGCGTCGCCGGACATCACCCGGCGGGCGGTACGCAAGGACGCGGTCCGGACGGTCCTGAAGCGTGCCGGGCTGCCCGGCCCGCGCTTCGCCGTCGCCGCGACGTGGGACGACGCGCTGGCCGGCGCGGCGGAGATCGGCTTCCCGCTGGTCGCGAAGCCGGTCGACCTCAACTCCGGCACGTCGGTGCACCTGGTGACCGACGAGGCCGGGCTGAAGGACGCGTTCTACGAGGTCACCGGCGTCAAACGGAACACCCGGGACCAGCCGCTGGTGCGCCGGCTGCTGCTCGAGGAGGTCCTCACCGGGCCCGAGGTCAGCGTCGAGGCGGTCACCGTCGCCGGCGAGACCAGGATCCTCGGCATCACCGGCAAGAGCGTGACGCCCACCTTCGTCGAGGCCGGGCACGTGTTCCCCGCACCGCTCCCGCCCGCCGTCGCGCGCGACGTCGAGGCGCACGTCCGGGCCGCGCTGACCGCGATCGGGTTCTCGCACGGGCTGAGCCACACGGAGCTGAAGCTGACGCCGTCGGGCCCCCGGATCGTCGAGATCAACCCGCGTCAGGCCGGCGGTTTCGTGTTCGACCTGGTGCATCGGGTGACGGGCGTGCATCCGCTGGAGCTGCTGGTCTCGCTCGCTCTGGGGCAGGGTCTCGGCGGCGACGTGTCGTCGACGGGGTCCGCTGCGGTCGCGTTCGTGCTGTCCCCGGTCGACGGCGTCGTCACCGGCGTCGAGGGGCACGAGGCGCTGGACGCGAACCCGGCGGTCGCCCGCTGGCGGCTCGACCTGCCGGGGGCGGTGCGGGTGCCGCGCGACAACAACGACCGCGCCGGCCACGTCCTCGCCGTCGACCCGTCGGGCGACCGGGCCGGTGAGCTCGCGGCGGACGCCGTCGCCTCGCTCCGGCTGCGCCTGGCCGACGGCTCCGTGGTCGCCCCGGCCCCGCTCGGCTGACCACCGGTGTGAGATCTCTGCGCTGAGTGTGTGAAGGAACTGCGGTCGGAGCGACACCATCGCCATTCATGATCATCCAGGATTTGGGGTGTGATGGCACCACCGATCCTGGATGATCATCGCCGGGATCGCGGCCGCCAGCCGCGCGAGCCCCGTCGGGGCTGACCTGGCGGCCGACGTGGAAGCGGTAGAAGTACTCCCGTCCTGCCTCCAGCCCGTCAACGTAGGGGTGCACGGCATGAGCGAGCTCCGGCGAGGCCAGTGCGGCGCCTCGCCGGACGACCTGGCGGAAGCTCGCGTCGGTGGCGGGTGCGGCGATGCCCCACGCGAGCGCGGCCGAGCTGACACCGCTGAGCTGCAGGAACGTGCGTCTGTTCAGCCGGGGCTCGGTCACGTCGTCGACCCCATCGAACCCAGGTGACGGAAATCTGTCCTACAGGTGACGGCGAAAGAAATCCACGGGTGGGTGTCGAATCGAGGCAGAGGTCTTCGTAGCGGGGGTGAAGAACCCCCACGGAACGAGGAGAGCATCATGACCGCGACCTACACCTTCGACGTCTTCAGCAGCCTCGACGGCTTCGGCACCGCCGGCGGCGACTGGACCGGCTACTGGGGCAAGCAGGGCCCCGAGCTGCTCCAGCACCGCCTCGACCTCTACGCCGAGGAGCAGCGGATGGTCTTCGGCGCGACCACCTACCGGGCGTTCGCGCAGATGCTGGCCGAGAGCACCGAGGAGTCCGAGGTCCGCGACCCCTGGGTCACCCGGATGCGGAACCTGCCGGCGACGGTGGTGTCGAGCACGCTGCGGGGACCGCTCGACTGGCCCGACGCGACGGTGGCGAGCGGCGACGCCGTCGACGTCGTCGCCCGGCTCAAGGAGGAGTCCGCCGTGCCGTTGCGCTCGCACGGCAGCCTGTCGCTGAACCGCGCGCTGATGGCCGCCGGCCTGGTCGACCGCGTCCAGGTGACGGTCTTCCCGGTCATCACCGGCCGGACCGGAACGGAGCCGGTCTTCGGAGGCGCGGCCGACTTCGACCTCGAGCTGATCGAGAGCCGGACCCTCGACGGCCGCATCCAGGAGCTCGTCTACCGGCCCACCCTGCACGGCTGAGCCGCCGCGGTCAGGTGGCGGGGGAGAGCGGGAGCCGGACGGTGAAGGTCGTCCCGGCCGGGCTCGTCGTGTAGTCGATGGTGCCCCGGTGGCGCTTCTCGACGATGCGCTTGGCGTTGTCGAGGCCCAGCCCGCTGCCCTCGCCCATGGGCTTGGTGGTGACGAACGCCTCGAACAGCCGGCCCTTGACCTCGTCGGGGACGCCGTGGCCGGTGTCGGCGACGTCGACGGCGGCGTGGTCGCCGTCGCGGCGGGTGCGCAGCGTCAGGGTGCCGTGGCCCTTCATGGCGTCGACGGCGTTGTCGATGAGGTTGGTCCAGACCTGGTTGAGCTCGGCGGCGAAGGCGGGCACCTGCGGCAGGGAGGTGTCGTAGTCGCGCTTCACCTCGATCTCGCCGAGCTTGTGGCCCAGCATGACGAGGGTGCTGTCGATGCCGGGGTGGAGGTCGACCTCCTGGTGGGCGGCCTGGTCGAGGTGCGTGTACTGCTTGATCGAGGCGACGAGGGTCGAGATGCGGTTGGACGCGTCCTCGATCTCGTCCATGAGCGCCTCGGTCTCGAGCGTGTAGCCGAGCCACGCGACGGCGGAGGGGAGGGCGTCGCCGATCTCGGCGGCGACGTCGTCGAAGAAGGTGGTGTCGAGGCCGGCGGCGACGAAGACCGGGGCGACGTCGACGGCGTACTCGAAGCCGAGGTCCTCGAGGTGGTCGACCATCTCGTCCTCGAGGTCGCTCTCCTGCAGCGGGGTGAGCGGGTCGCGGCGCTTCGAGGCGATCTCGACCGCGCGCTCCTGGATGACGATGAGCCGGGCGATCATCGCCGGGTCGAGGGTGCCCGACGCGATCATGCCGAGCTTGCGGCGCATGTGCCCCACGCGGTCGCGCAGCTGCCCGGCCGCCCGGACGGTGGCCGCGGCGGGGTTGTTCAGCTCGTGCGCGAGGTTGGCCGACAGCGTGCCGAGCTGGGCCAGGTGCTCGCGCTGGCGGACCGTCGCCTCGGTGGTGCGGATGCCGAGGTAGAGCCCGTCGAACAGGTGCACCGCCATGGGGAACCACTTGCGCACGAACGCCGCGAACGCGTCGGCGGGGAAGCGGAGGAACCGGCAGTCGGTGACGGCGTGCAGCGACGTCGGGTAGGCGGACGCCTCGGCGGACGTGGCGAAGGCGCGGACGGCGCCGGCGTAGGCGCCGCGGTAGTCGGTCTCGTTGACGATGACCTCTTCGCCGTCGGCGTGCCGGACCAGCCGCAGCGTGCCGTCGAGCAGCACCCACAGCGCCACCGACGGCTCGCCGGCGCGGTAGACGGTGCCGCCGGCGGGGTACGCACGCACCTCGCAGACCGCGGCCACCTCGGCCAGCTGCTCAGGGGTCATGCCTTCGAACAGGAACAGCGTGCGCAGTTCCTCGACGTCGATGGGCGTACCGGTGGTCACGTCGCCTCCAGGTAGCGGTGCACCAGCGTGACGGCCATGGCGCCCTCGCCGACGGCGGACGCCACGCGCTTCACGGACTCCGCGCGCACGTCGCCGGCCACGAACACGCCCGGGACGCTGGACTCGAGGTGGTACGGGGTGCGGGCCAGCGGCCACTCGCGCGGCGGACGGCCGTCGGCGTCGAGCAGGGCGGGCCCCGTCAGGAGGAAACCCCGTTCGTTGCGCGCGAATTCCGGGCTGAGCCACGACGTGGGCGGCTCGGCGCCGATGAACACGAACAGCCGGGTGGCCGGCAGCGACTCGGTGCCGGCGTCGCGGGTGTCGGTGACGGTGATGCTCTCGAGCCGGCCGTCGCCGTGGGCGGCGGTGACCTCGGTGCAGGTGCGCACCTCGATGCGGGAGTCGGCCTCGATGCGCCCGACCAGGTACTCCGACATGCGCAGCCGCAGGTCGGGGCCGCGCACCAGCATGACGACGCGGTTGGCGTACTGGGCGAAGTGCAGCGCCGCCTGGCCGGCGGAGTTGGCCGCGCCGACGATGAACACGTCCTCGCCCTTGCAGCCGGGCGCCTCGTGCGCGGACGCGCCGTAGTAGATGCCGCGGCCGGCGTAGTCGTCGGCGCCCTCGGCCGGCAGCCGGCTCCACCACACGCCGGTGGCGATGACGACGGCGTGCGCCGTCACCTCGTGGCCGTCGTCGAAGCGGACCACCCGGCCCTCGCCCTGGGCGACGACGTCGACGGCGGCGGCCGCGGTCAGCATCTCGACGTCGAAGCGGACGGCCTGGTCGCGGGCGCGCTGGGCCAGCTCGGCGCCGGAGACGCCCTGCGGGAAGCCCAGGTAGTTCTCGATCAGGCTGCTGCGCGCGGCCTGGCCGCCGACCCCGGCGCGGTCGACCAGCAGCGTGCGCAGGCCCTCGCTGGCGCCGTAGACCGCGGCGCCCAGGCCGGCCGGCCCGCTGCCGATGACGACGAGGTCGTAGAGCG
This genomic window contains:
- a CDS encoding IclR family transcriptional regulator, translating into MPGSKVVRSVDRALEIVEHLARCEKPQTLADLSVTLDIPKSTLHALLWTLTGRGWIESDEASGRFRIGLHALLVGRSYVESDSLVALAAPALDQLAAETGETVHLGRLDGTSIVYLDKRESVHPLRLFSAIGRHLPAFTTALGKSILAELPDDQMLEHLSQPLDRLTPHTKTDLAELRADLALTRERGYAVDNEENSEGIKGFAVALRTSEPPHDALSCAIPVARLHDDTEETVVARLREAAASITALVSGRAF
- a CDS encoding SDR family oxidoreductase, which codes for MNTTTDTPLTGRVAVVTGATSGIGGATARRLAADGAAVAVVGRREDRLKALATEIGALAVPVDITDQDAVAAAAGSVRAELGRVDLVVANAGVMLAAPFESADTREWNQMIGTNITGLLHTGRAFADDLIAAAADGGAADLVHVGSVGGHLVFTDYAVYCATKAAVAHLTRNLRAELGPRKVRVKNVEPGFVGTELGAGMRHDGNREQLVQWRESMEILVPEDIADAIAYAVAAPPRVNVAELVVVPVEQG
- a CDS encoding nicotianamine synthase family protein; protein product: MSLTSNIFGQTDLTELADPLGRPTPEDITASVSDVYRELAARDDLRPGPETDGLFDRLVRLVLTAPAETVPAVLNDVEIQHLAPRLRALCARGEGELEHAWANRILAAGSARDELLRFPYFGNYRQLSRMEIGLLASALPSRVRSLAFVGSGPLPLSSLFLAAELEVHVDNFDRDPVALAAGARVAAALGHGALCFREADVLDADLSGYDVVVLAALVGDTFEAKRRILARLAATMRPGAILLARSARGLRTLLYPPIDRTALDGFEPLTEVHPVNDVINSAILARAGG
- a CDS encoding helix-turn-helix transcriptional regulator; the encoded protein is MADGDTRSDNRLGEYLRARRELAQPADVGLPEGYGRRRVPGLRREEVAMLAGVSADYYVRLEQGRDKHPSEQVIEALAGVLGLDDDAVAHVRELARPASRRRRPHPRPERVSPGAARLIQSWAFTPALVVGRYLDVLAANPLATALNTCLRSGTNQVRSFFLDPVARDIYPDWDTVAVDTVASLRATAGADLDDPRLTELVGELSLKSEEFRRLWARHDVRVKVSGTKRFRHPMVGDLTLDYETLAVNGAPGQLVIAYHAEPGSPSEQGLALLSSTVASQNEGADAPPVRSL
- a CDS encoding DJ-1/PfpI family protein; its protein translation is MGALEGSSILFITAHEFEDVEVLYPLLRFSEEGAGITITHPPKDMPGHFSPRSYAPDKPITGRFGTTIPFVVLEEGKRWRQAVPAGIDIAAFDAVYLPGGFGPDAVRLHGPSRRLVAEAHRAGKVVASICHGPQVMISTDLHEGTDLIRGRRCTAYAAVQDDLRNAGGIFVDEPAVVDGNVVTGRVPDDLPEFCKAAIELIAKTRG
- a CDS encoding Ldh family oxidoreductase, with protein sequence MSDQPRHFDYADLTAFTTAVLQAVGCSATEAHRVSECLVEADARGLPSHGLLRLPLYVSSVEAGGIVPDAPMTWAHERGATATLDAGFGFGHTAIALATDRAGDLAEQHGCAVVGVRRSTHFGMAAPWVERLAARGIVTFVLSNTGPSMAPYGSAEPLLGTNPISIGFPVDGKPPVVLDMATSAGAFGRIVSAAKNGGDIPEGWALDAAGAPTTDPEAALKGVLLPFGEHKGSGLAIAIELLAAAVPGALLSHQITDIWVDPGSRMGTGHLVIAIHPGSLTGTDTYTERATELVDRVSGSTLAAGHPAVRLPGDVERHQSEAAHQGGVALAESTTADLDKLASRFSLTRIQPVGTTDTTHRTGAKE
- a CDS encoding DUF5107 domain-containing protein codes for the protein MNTGVRLHRYRSMSIGLALLLVLAALIPLTSPRTAGADEGLSIEGVSAPDTKTIEIDFDRALDEGLRQYVEANANAVRGFIHVGGGTEGQPDAALNGADLQTLGAEVFPGDTAGQDTLRIVLPASTTLTAGGDYELWLDGDGVGFDELRIRAADGSALAGDETERFGFAGTGTAAALASIASVEPITSRLVRVTFAQPILAGMPAHTYTTNPSRITVGGVAATYVQKVAGSDARVYDVYLGADLAAGQQHTLQLLGNPTGTQANSALRTSAGRVDPAAPVAGATTFTGSATPQATGLQSVEVGADRRQLTVTFDHKLAELAQLPTWRPNGIGDRPVVESPRTGTTGDSLSAAELATVLQVSGTAVDDDADPHGSGPAPSDLSEDLRHTAAYFADRRTIVVSLAEGSVFRRGSEGSVTLLAGSVKDVAGVTNAAAETLAFTAPTGDLPERGADYDPRDRDYLTIDENATTTFTHYDFEFTEGTATPNYRVDQANVSDRVVEEEVDAIVVENKYIKATFTPDYGARLLSLIYKPTGNDLLYANPVGTPYGHGGNSPFYANWLMVWGGIAPTFSEAEHGKYWFLPWDYEIVETDDQISIVMTKTDTINHRQDGRFRYGATGMEISATYTVYKDKPVVDLDVSLHNPNAVAKEYEYWTLTTLGPGRPLHEGSPTVEHLTPLEKVRRDSSYTWMADVERRVNPDAPANSEAGRELYFDNMRYLSRWLGGNGIAYGLDLPENPQGDWWGAVNHENEEGVVRVSENDITTGMKFWTWGFNSSFDTNPYSKGNSGRPYVEPWGGVTDRFFLPDTLGPGETKSWTETFMPTQDMYSITNANEHGAALVAFGDDGTVSGHVFPTDLGRTAVFRASLVDVATGDVLARETFRSDEYESAKLTADAGDATTVRLVLERVSGGRQELLTAEESR